A single region of the Pontimicrobium sp. SW4 genome encodes:
- a CDS encoding pyridoxal phosphate-dependent aminotransferase, which produces MPSISNKGKKMPQSPIRKLVPFAENAYKQGKTVYHLNIGQPDIKTPQVALDAVKVHSLDILAYTRSEGSEGYRIKIADYYAKNNIYVNHDDIIVTTGGSEALLFAFGSIMDTDDEIIIPEPFYANYNGFSTASGVKVVPVISKIEDNFALPPIEEFEKLITPKTKAILICNPGNPTGYLYSKEEIKKLAAIVKKHDLFLIADEVYREFAYDGATHYSILQENDLDQHAIVIDSVSKRYSMCGARIGCLVSKNKEVVQTALKFAQARLSPPTLAQIASEAALSTPQSYFDEVISEYVERRNTLIEELQKIEGVKVARPKGAFYCIAELPINDADAFAQWLLEKFDVNGETVMVAPAPGFYSTPGVGLNQIRIAYVLNKESLIKAVNILKEALKVYKN; this is translated from the coding sequence ATGCCAAGTATATCTAACAAAGGAAAAAAAATGCCTCAATCACCAATTAGAAAATTGGTGCCATTTGCCGAAAATGCATATAAACAAGGAAAAACTGTCTATCATTTAAATATTGGACAACCAGATATTAAAACACCTCAAGTAGCTTTAGATGCTGTAAAAGTACATTCATTAGATATTTTAGCTTATACACGTTCTGAAGGCTCTGAAGGTTATAGAATAAAAATAGCAGATTACTATGCAAAAAATAATATTTATGTAAATCATGATGACATTATAGTAACTACTGGAGGAAGTGAAGCTTTGCTTTTTGCTTTTGGAAGTATTATGGATACTGACGACGAAATTATTATACCTGAGCCTTTTTATGCCAATTATAATGGCTTTTCTACTGCTTCTGGAGTAAAAGTTGTTCCTGTGATTTCAAAAATTGAAGATAATTTTGCATTACCTCCAATTGAAGAATTTGAGAAGCTTATCACACCAAAAACAAAAGCAATTTTAATTTGCAACCCTGGAAATCCAACAGGTTATTTATATTCTAAAGAAGAAATTAAAAAACTAGCTGCAATAGTAAAAAAACACGATTTATTTTTAATTGCAGACGAAGTATATCGTGAATTTGCTTATGATGGTGCAACGCACTATTCTATTTTGCAAGAAAACGATCTTGATCAACATGCAATTGTAATTGACTCTGTCTCTAAACGCTACAGTATGTGTGGTGCAAGAATAGGCTGTCTTGTTTCAAAAAACAAGGAGGTTGTGCAAACCGCTTTAAAGTTTGCTCAAGCTCGTTTATCTCCTCCAACTTTAGCTCAAATTGCTAGCGAGGCTGCTTTATCAACACCTCAAAGTTATTTTGATGAAGTTATTAGCGAATATGTAGAAAGACGTAACACCCTAATTGAAGAGTTACAAAAAATAGAAGGTGTGAAAGTTGCAAGACCAAAAGGTGCTTTTTATTGTATTGCTGAATTACCAATAAATGATGCCGATGCTTTTGCACAATGGCTTTTAGAAAAATTTGACGTTAATGGTGAAACTGTTATGGTTGCTCCAGCGCCAGGGTTTTACTCAACTCCTGGAGTTGGTCTTAATCAAATAAGAATTGCTTACGTTTTAAATAAAGAAAGCTTAATTAAAGCAGTAAATATTTTAAAAGAGGCTTTAAAGGTTTACAAAAATTAG
- a CDS encoding aspartyl protease family protein, protein MKKRGLIFLILFILNLSGYAQGKFVLQDIVKDKISFKMISNLIIIPVEVNGVKLSFLLDTGVSKPIIFNFVNLSDELKINQTEQFFLRGLGEGNSVEALKSKDNIFRIGEAVSIGQDVYAIFDPSLNFTPQLGIPIHGIIGYDLFKDFIVEINYTKKHIILHNPEFYIPKKCKSCQTFNLEFSSNKPFIDGSVTINGNSKPVPVKLLIDSGGSDALWLFDDTEENIKIPEKFFHDFLGRGLSGSVYGKRTKINKFSIGTFTLEGVNTAFPDSTSISVARKFKERNGSLGGEILKRFNVIFDYPNRKITLRKNSNFKDSFNYNKSGISLEHSGVRVVKELKSNQAKMPYGTTNNSAGGSIINFSSSYKYALAPSFAIIELRKDSPAEKVGLKLDDIILRINNKDAHLYSIQEIMQLFYGPNGKRIKLIIDRAGVQMKFSFQLESMF, encoded by the coding sequence ATGAAAAAAAGGGGTTTAATATTTTTAATATTGTTTATATTAAATTTATCTGGGTATGCCCAAGGTAAATTTGTATTACAAGATATAGTGAAGGATAAGATTAGCTTTAAAATGATAAGCAACCTTATCATTATCCCTGTAGAAGTTAATGGAGTTAAGTTATCTTTTTTGTTAGACACAGGTGTTAGTAAGCCTATTATTTTCAATTTTGTAAACCTTTCGGATGAATTGAAGATTAATCAAACGGAGCAATTTTTTTTAAGAGGATTAGGTGAAGGCAATTCTGTTGAGGCACTTAAATCAAAAGATAATATTTTTAGAATAGGAGAAGCAGTTAGTATTGGGCAGGATGTGTATGCAATTTTCGATCCTTCGCTAAATTTTACGCCTCAGCTTGGAATACCAATTCATGGTATTATTGGGTACGATTTGTTTAAAGATTTTATAGTAGAAATAAACTACACAAAAAAACATATAATTCTTCATAACCCTGAATTTTATATTCCTAAAAAGTGTAAATCCTGTCAAACTTTTAATTTAGAGTTTTCAAGTAATAAGCCATTTATTGATGGTAGTGTAACTATTAACGGAAATAGTAAGCCTGTTCCAGTTAAACTTTTAATAGATTCTGGAGGTAGTGATGCTCTTTGGTTGTTTGATGATACTGAGGAAAACATAAAAATACCTGAAAAGTTTTTTCATGATTTCTTGGGAAGAGGCCTTAGTGGAAGCGTTTATGGTAAACGCACAAAAATCAATAAATTCTCTATTGGTACCTTTACTTTAGAAGGGGTGAATACTGCTTTTCCAGATTCTACTTCAATTAGTGTCGCTAGAAAATTTAAAGAAAGAAATGGGAGTTTGGGAGGTGAGATTTTAAAGCGTTTTAATGTGATATTTGATTACCCAAACAGGAAAATAACTTTGCGTAAGAATAGTAACTTTAAAGATTCTTTTAATTATAATAAAAGCGGGATTTCACTTGAACATAGTGGTGTTAGAGTTGTAAAGGAGTTGAAATCGAATCAAGCTAAAATGCCTTATGGAACAACTAATAATAGTGCTGGAGGAAGTATTATCAATTTTTCTAGTTCATACAAATATGCGTTGGCACCGTCATTTGCTATAATTGAGTTGCGAAAAGATTCTCCTGCAGAAAAAGTAGGTTTAAAGTTAGACGATATAATATTAAGAATCAATAATAAAGACGCGCATCTTTATTCTATTCAAGAAATAATGCAACTTTTTTATGGTCCAAATGGTAAGCGTATAAAATTAATTATTGATAGAGCTGGTGTGCAAATGAAGTTTTCGTTTCAATTAGAAAGTATGTTCTAA
- a CDS encoding DUF1573 domain-containing protein: MKKLIVLLFVGMIGFAVSAQEKVAKIKFKTETIDYGTIEKGADGVRVFEFTNTGDAPLVITKVKSTCGCTVPKKPEAPIMPGETGEIEVKYDTKRLGVIMKTILVTSNAETSSVALKIKGNVIDPSKSSVLEKKSKSVLEQE; the protein is encoded by the coding sequence ATGAAAAAATTAATAGTCTTATTATTCGTAGGAATGATTGGTTTTGCAGTATCTGCACAGGAAAAAGTTGCTAAAATCAAGTTTAAAACTGAAACCATAGATTATGGTACAATTGAAAAAGGAGCAGATGGTGTTCGTGTATTTGAATTTACAAATACTGGAGATGCACCACTAGTTATAACGAAAGTTAAATCTACTTGTGGTTGTACCGTACCAAAAAAACCTGAAGCACCAATTATGCCAGGAGAAACTGGTGAAATTGAAGTGAAATATGACACAAAAAGATTAGGTGTTATCATGAAAACTATTTTAGTTACTTCTAATGCTGAAACATCAAGTGTTGCTTTAAAAATTAAAGGAAACGTTATAGACCCTAGTAAAAGCAGTGTTCTTGAGAAAAAAAGTAAAAGTGTTCTAGAGCAAGAATAA
- a CDS encoding valine--tRNA ligase: MSIPSQYDANNVENKWYDYWMKHNYFHSEPDEREPYTIVIPPPNVTGVLHMGHMLNNTLQDVLIRRARLLGKNACWIPGTDHASIATEAKVVAKLKEQGIDKNDLSRDEFLKHAWDWTHEYGGVILEQLKKLGCSCDWDRTKFTMDDDMSEAVIKVFVDLFNKGLIYRGYRMVNWDPEAKTTLSDEEVEYIEKQGKLYQVAYKIKDSNDVVTIATTRPETILGDTAICINPNDERYIHLKGKKVIVPICNREIPIIEDDYVDIEFGTGCLKVTPAHDVNDKEIGDKHNLEVIDIFNEDATLNSYGLHYEGKDRFEARKEIVKELESLGCLTKIEDYNNRIGISERTKAIIEPRLSDQWFLKMEDLVKPAISAVLETGDIKFFPKKIENTYRHWMTNIRDWNISRQLLWGQQIPAYYFGDGQEDFVVAESKEEALQLAQEKSGNKALSLNDLTQEKDALDTWFSSWLWPISVFDGIRNPDNKDINYYYPTNDLVTGPDIIFFWVARMIISGYEYKNEKPFNNVYFTGIVRDKQGRKMSKQLGNSPDALKLIETYGADGIRVGMLLLSSGAGNDLLFDEEKCQQGKAFANKIWNAFRLIDGWEVADIEQPEYAKIAIDWYKNKFQQTLAVIEDHFSKYRLSDALMETYKLIWNDFCSWLLEMVKPAYQQPIDKTTFDAVIAILENNLKILHPFMPFLTEEIWQFIAKRSPEEALIVATWPKSKPVNNKIIEEFDFASEVISGIRTIRKQKNIAFKDAIELFVLNNEKAATSFDVVISKLGNISALNYTDTAIDGALTFRAKSNEYFVPMQGSIDVEAEKAKLTEELNYTEGFLKSVQKKLSNERFVAGAPEQVVASEKKKEADALAKIETIKASLASLN; the protein is encoded by the coding sequence ATGTCTATACCATCGCAATATGATGCAAATAATGTAGAAAATAAGTGGTACGATTACTGGATGAAACACAATTATTTTCATTCAGAACCAGATGAAAGAGAGCCATATACTATTGTAATTCCTCCACCAAATGTTACTGGAGTATTGCATATGGGACATATGCTTAATAATACATTGCAAGATGTATTAATTAGACGTGCACGTTTATTAGGAAAAAATGCCTGTTGGATTCCTGGTACAGACCACGCGTCTATTGCAACCGAAGCAAAAGTTGTTGCAAAACTTAAGGAACAAGGAATTGATAAAAATGATTTATCACGAGATGAATTTTTAAAGCATGCTTGGGATTGGACACATGAATATGGAGGCGTTATATTAGAGCAGCTTAAAAAATTAGGATGCTCTTGTGATTGGGATCGTACAAAGTTTACGATGGATGATGATATGAGCGAAGCCGTTATTAAGGTTTTTGTTGATTTGTTTAATAAAGGCTTAATTTATCGTGGTTACCGAATGGTAAATTGGGACCCTGAAGCTAAAACAACTTTGTCCGATGAAGAAGTTGAGTATATCGAAAAGCAAGGAAAATTATATCAAGTTGCTTATAAGATAAAAGATTCTAACGATGTTGTTACTATTGCTACAACACGTCCAGAAACAATCTTAGGTGATACAGCAATTTGTATTAATCCAAACGATGAAAGATATATACATCTTAAAGGGAAAAAGGTAATTGTACCAATTTGTAATAGAGAAATTCCAATAATTGAAGATGATTATGTTGATATTGAATTTGGTACTGGATGTTTAAAAGTTACACCTGCTCATGATGTAAATGATAAAGAAATAGGTGATAAGCATAATCTAGAGGTTATTGATATTTTTAATGAAGATGCTACGCTTAATAGCTATGGATTGCATTACGAAGGTAAAGATCGTTTTGAAGCAAGAAAGGAGATTGTTAAGGAATTAGAAAGCTTAGGTTGTTTAACAAAAATTGAAGACTACAACAATAGAATTGGGATTAGTGAACGTACAAAAGCTATTATAGAACCACGCTTAAGCGACCAATGGTTCTTAAAAATGGAAGACCTTGTAAAACCTGCGATTTCAGCAGTATTAGAAACTGGAGATATTAAGTTTTTTCCAAAGAAAATTGAAAATACGTATAGACATTGGATGACAAATATTCGCGATTGGAATATTTCTCGTCAATTACTTTGGGGACAACAAATTCCAGCATATTATTTTGGAGATGGTCAAGAAGATTTTGTAGTTGCTGAGTCTAAAGAAGAGGCATTACAGCTAGCACAAGAAAAATCTGGAAACAAAGCACTTTCTTTAAACGATTTAACTCAAGAGAAAGACGCATTAGACACTTGGTTTTCATCATGGTTATGGCCAATAAGTGTGTTTGATGGTATTAGAAATCCGGATAACAAAGACATAAATTATTACTACCCAACAAACGACCTGGTAACAGGTCCAGATATTATTTTCTTTTGGGTAGCACGTATGATTATTTCTGGTTACGAATATAAAAACGAAAAGCCTTTCAATAATGTCTATTTTACAGGAATTGTGCGCGATAAGCAAGGACGTAAAATGTCTAAGCAGTTAGGAAACTCTCCTGATGCTTTAAAACTTATTGAAACCTATGGCGCAGATGGTATAAGAGTTGGCATGTTGTTATTAAGTTCAGGGGCTGGGAACGATTTATTGTTTGACGAAGAAAAATGCCAACAAGGTAAAGCCTTTGCAAATAAGATATGGAATGCTTTTAGATTAATAGATGGTTGGGAAGTAGCAGATATTGAGCAACCAGAATATGCTAAAATAGCAATTGATTGGTACAAAAATAAATTTCAACAAACACTAGCTGTTATTGAAGACCACTTTAGCAAATATCGTTTAAGTGATGCTTTAATGGAAACCTATAAACTTATCTGGAACGATTTCTGTTCGTGGTTATTGGAAATGGTAAAACCAGCTTACCAACAACCAATCGATAAAACAACATTTGATGCAGTAATTGCTATTTTAGAAAATAACTTAAAAATATTGCATCCATTTATGCCTTTCTTAACGGAAGAAATTTGGCAGTTTATTGCTAAGCGTTCTCCAGAGGAAGCATTAATAGTTGCTACATGGCCAAAAAGTAAGCCTGTAAATAATAAGATAATAGAAGAGTTTGATTTTGCATCAGAAGTTATTTCGGGTATTCGTACCATTAGAAAGCAAAAAAATATTGCGTTTAAAGATGCGATTGAACTGTTTGTATTGAATAACGAAAAAGCAGCTACTAGCTTTGATGTGGTAATAAGTAAACTCGGTAATATTTCTGCATTAAATTATACAGATACGGCAATTGATGGCGCATTGACCTTTAGAGCAAAATCTAATGAATATTTTGTGCCAATGCAAGGAAGTATTGATGTTGAAGCTGAAAAAGCAAAACTTACAGAAGAACTTAATTATACCGAGGGCTTTTTAAAATCTGTACAAAAGAAGCTTTCTAATGAGCGCTTTGTTGCTGGAGCACCAGAACAAGTTGTCGCGAGTGAAAAGAAAAAAGAAGCAGATGCTTTAGCCAAAATTGAAACGATTAAAGCGAGTTTGGCTAGTTTGAATTAA
- a CDS encoding DNA alkylation repair protein, with translation MALKNIYSKEFFNNLSDCLGEVVPNFNKTVFLNQIFSTEWDKMELKQRMRHIALVLGDFFPKKFHKSARYIKLLINKLEQKGFKETSIEFMFLPDFIEIYGINDFDTSIALIETVTQFTSCEFAVRPFIIKHQNEMLKQMLDWSNHKNHKVRRLASEGCRPRLPWAMTIPSLKKNPVPIISILENLKNDDSEYVRRSVANNLNDISKDNPQTVIDLVKKWKGKTKETDALTKHASRTLLKQGNSELMELFGFGAIDKIKIIDFRLLTPIVKVGKYLEFSFQLINTDKENSTIRLEYGVYYQKANGSLSKKVFKITEKKYLTKSTSIINRKQSFKIITTRKFHLGKHQVSLIVNGKEFEKIDFKLTE, from the coding sequence ATGGCTCTTAAAAATATATATTCTAAAGAGTTTTTTAACAACCTCTCCGATTGCCTCGGAGAGGTTGTTCCTAATTTTAATAAGACCGTATTTTTGAATCAAATTTTCAGTACCGAATGGGATAAAATGGAACTGAAACAAAGAATGCGACATATCGCTCTCGTTCTTGGTGATTTTTTTCCGAAAAAGTTTCACAAATCTGCTAGATATATAAAATTACTGATTAATAAGTTAGAACAAAAAGGTTTTAAGGAGACAAGTATAGAATTTATGTTTCTTCCTGATTTTATAGAAATATATGGCATAAATGATTTCGATACATCGATTGCACTTATTGAAACAGTTACACAGTTTACAAGTTGTGAATTTGCTGTCAGACCTTTTATTATTAAACATCAAAATGAAATGTTAAAACAAATGCTTGATTGGTCTAATCATAAGAACCATAAGGTTAGACGACTTGCCTCTGAAGGGTGTAGACCTAGGCTTCCTTGGGCAATGACAATTCCTTCTCTAAAGAAAAATCCAGTACCCATAATATCCATTCTTGAAAACCTAAAAAACGATGATTCTGAATATGTAAGGAGAAGTGTAGCAAACAACCTAAACGACATTTCAAAAGACAATCCTCAAACTGTAATTGACCTTGTAAAAAAGTGGAAAGGAAAAACAAAAGAAACCGATGCTTTAACAAAGCACGCTTCTCGTACTCTTTTAAAACAAGGGAATTCGGAACTAATGGAACTATTTGGTTTTGGAGCTATTGATAAAATCAAAATAATTGACTTTAGGCTTCTCACTCCAATAGTTAAAGTCGGAAAATATTTAGAGTTTTCTTTCCAACTTATAAATACTGATAAGGAAAATTCAACAATCAGACTTGAATATGGGGTATATTATCAAAAAGCTAATGGCTCGTTATCAAAAAAAGTATTTAAAATTACTGAGAAAAAATATTTAACGAAATCAACATCCATAATAAATAGAAAACAATCATTTAAAATAATTACCACTCGTAAATTTCATCTTGGAAAACATCAAGTATCCCTTATTGTAAACGGAAAGGAATTTGAAAAAATAGATTTCAAACTAACAGAATAA
- a CDS encoding SRPBCC family protein, with product MSEKTEQKTTSTYPLASNYVNSPLRNRMVLELNQPTSKVYDLVGDPANMPKFSAGLEKVETEVKNEKCISYTCHFKPMAEGEKGIIHTEKVVWQETDLGWASTKKEATEFGFTESFSLTTLEAKGDKTILTWDMHFNHENQEMLEMNKTTLVDVFGDMAKQLIAKFDGKIIENYMEKSKQE from the coding sequence ATGAGTGAAAAGACAGAACAAAAAACAACATCAACGTATCCATTAGCAAGTAATTATGTAAATAGTCCTTTAAGGAATCGAATGGTTTTAGAATTAAATCAGCCAACTTCGAAGGTGTATGATTTAGTTGGCGACCCTGCTAATATGCCTAAGTTTAGTGCTGGTTTAGAAAAAGTAGAAACCGAAGTAAAAAACGAGAAATGCATTTCATACACTTGCCACTTTAAACCAATGGCAGAAGGTGAAAAAGGTATAATTCATACCGAAAAAGTAGTTTGGCAAGAAACAGATTTAGGTTGGGCTTCAACAAAAAAAGAGGCAACCGAATTTGGATTTACTGAAAGTTTTTCTCTAACCACGCTAGAAGCAAAAGGTGATAAAACAATACTAACTTGGGATATGCATTTTAATCATGAAAATCAAGAAATGTTAGAAATGAATAAAACTACTTTAGTAGATGTTTTTGGCGATATGGCGAAACAATTAATCGCAAAATTTGATGGAAAAATTATTGAGAATTACATGGAAAAATCAAAGCAAGAATAA
- a CDS encoding YafY family protein: MNRLTRITSILIHLQSKKIVTAKEIADRFEISLRTVYRDIKTLQESGVPIGSENGIGYFIVEGYSLPPIMITEEEANALIVSEKLILNQGDSSLKKDFNSLLFKIKSVLRNAEKDNITKLDNRVIPSTTKETFESNSLSVIQKAITNTLVVQIKYHSFYKDEITLREIEPLGIYFTEKAWVVVAYCRLRNEVREFRLDRVIESNTTSQNFDYQEDFNLSNYFSELTNLS, translated from the coding sequence ATGAACAGACTAACACGAATTACTTCAATTTTAATTCATTTACAATCTAAAAAGATAGTAACTGCAAAGGAAATTGCAGATAGATTTGAAATTAGTTTAAGAACCGTTTACCGAGATATTAAAACACTACAAGAATCGGGAGTTCCAATTGGTTCAGAAAATGGTATAGGATATTTTATTGTTGAAGGATATTCACTACCTCCAATAATGATAACAGAAGAAGAAGCAAATGCCTTAATTGTATCTGAAAAATTAATCTTAAACCAAGGAGATTCTTCGCTTAAAAAAGATTTCAATTCATTACTCTTCAAGATAAAGTCCGTACTAAGAAACGCTGAAAAAGACAATATTACTAAACTCGATAACCGAGTGATACCATCTACCACAAAAGAAACGTTTGAAAGCAACTCATTATCAGTAATTCAAAAAGCAATTACAAATACCTTAGTTGTACAAATTAAATATCACTCTTTTTATAAAGATGAAATTACCCTAAGAGAAATAGAGCCATTAGGAATTTATTTTACAGAAAAAGCATGGGTTGTAGTTGCGTACTGTAGATTAAGGAACGAAGTCAGAGAGTTTAGGTTAGACCGAGTTATAGAATCAAACACAACCTCACAAAACTTTGATTATCAGGAAGATTTTAATCTTTCAAATTATTTTAGTGAATTAACCAACCTTAGTTGA
- a CDS encoding glyoxalase, giving the protein MEFQIKSIRAFIGAKNFEESRNFYLDFGFEEIKTSPKMSYFKLGAFGFYLQDAYVKDWVDNSMLFLEVDNLQQHLDKITSLQLDKKQKNVRVTNISYNDWGNEFFMYDPSGVLWHIGEFKK; this is encoded by the coding sequence ATGGAATTTCAAATAAAATCAATTAGAGCATTTATAGGTGCCAAAAACTTTGAAGAGTCCAGAAACTTCTATTTGGATTTTGGTTTTGAAGAAATAAAAACCTCTCCTAAAATGTCTTACTTTAAGCTAGGTGCCTTTGGGTTTTATTTACAAGACGCTTATGTAAAAGATTGGGTAGATAACTCCATGCTATTTTTAGAAGTTGACAATCTACAACAACACCTTGATAAGATAACAAGTTTACAACTAGACAAAAAACAGAAAAATGTACGTGTAACCAATATTAGCTATAACGATTGGGGTAATGAGTTTTTTATGTACGACCCTTCTGGTGTGTTATGGCACATTGGTGAGTTTAAGAAGTAA
- a CDS encoding acyl-CoA-binding protein translates to MTSKELHIKFEDAVNRINAHKEPFPADILLKLYAYYKKATNDYSRPKSREPLINAFKTNALFQAENISQDQAKQQYIDLVNNYFLYRK, encoded by the coding sequence ATGACTTCTAAAGAGTTACATATTAAATTTGAAGACGCTGTTAATCGCATCAATGCGCATAAAGAGCCTTTTCCTGCCGATATTTTATTAAAACTTTATGCATATTATAAAAAGGCTACCAATGATTACAGCAGACCAAAAAGCAGAGAACCTCTAATTAATGCGTTTAAAACAAACGCACTTTTTCAAGCGGAAAACATAAGCCAAGACCAAGCTAAACAACAATATATTGACTTGGTTAACAATTACTTTTTGTATAGAAAATAA
- a CDS encoding phosphatidylserine decarboxylase family protein, producing the protein MFHKEGYKIILISFTLVVVSVLLVDRYISISWLKILLEIGLLVFLVLILQFFRNPKRHSALNDKHVLSPVDGKVVVIEEVEETEYFKDKRIQVSVFMSPINVHVTRYPIGGNVLYSKYHPGKYLVAWHPKSSTENERTTIVVENAKYGRVLFRQIAGALAKRIVNYAKEGESAKQGSDQGFIKFGSRVDLFLPLDTNIKVTLNQKVRGGESIIAEM; encoded by the coding sequence ATGTTTCATAAAGAAGGCTATAAAATAATACTCATAAGTTTTACTCTAGTAGTCGTTTCTGTTTTACTAGTAGACCGCTATATTTCTATTTCATGGCTCAAAATTCTATTAGAAATTGGACTATTAGTCTTTTTAGTACTTATCCTTCAATTTTTTAGAAATCCAAAACGCCACTCAGCTTTAAATGATAAGCATGTTTTATCTCCAGTTGATGGAAAAGTAGTAGTTATTGAAGAAGTGGAAGAAACCGAATACTTTAAAGACAAGCGCATACAAGTAAGTGTATTTATGTCTCCAATAAATGTGCACGTTACACGTTATCCTATTGGTGGAAATGTACTGTACAGTAAATACCATCCTGGAAAATATTTAGTAGCGTGGCATCCAAAATCAAGTACAGAAAACGAACGTACAACTATTGTTGTTGAAAACGCAAAATATGGTAGAGTTCTTTTTAGACAAATTGCTGGAGCATTAGCAAAACGGATAGTTAACTATGCAAAGGAAGGTGAAAGTGCAAAGCAAGGATCAGATCAAGGATTTATTAAATTTGGCTCCAGAGTTGATTTATTTTTACCTTTAGACACCAATATTAAAGTAACACTAAATCAAAAAGTTCGTGGTGGCGAAAGTATAATTGCTGAAATGTAA
- a CDS encoding phosphatidate cytidylyltransferase produces MKELIVRAISGVLYVILFLLSLQSQHLLIGLFFVFGLICIAEFNKLINQKGVSSYVIFIISYFSFSYWQLMLDNNEGFDEAIQILHVLTIFVMLFLIKDLFSKKTLPLFITNKYINTTFYLSSGFIFIILIANYYEIFNPNILLGAFILVWVNDTFAYLVGKNFGKQKLFPSISPKKTVEGFLGGLLFACISSYFIAKHTNTLGSTEWLILAIIVNVFGTLGDLIESKYKRQADVKDSGVIMPGHGGLLDRLDSIIFAAPFIYLFLRILKYVS; encoded by the coding sequence GTGAAAGAACTAATTGTTAGAGCAATTTCAGGCGTTTTATACGTTATCCTTTTTTTATTATCCTTACAATCACAACACCTTTTAATAGGTTTATTTTTTGTTTTTGGATTGATTTGCATTGCTGAGTTTAACAAACTCATCAACCAAAAAGGGGTTAGCTCCTACGTAATTTTTATAATTTCCTACTTCTCTTTTTCTTATTGGCAATTAATGTTAGATAATAATGAGGGGTTTGATGAAGCAATTCAAATTTTGCATGTATTAACCATATTTGTAATGCTTTTTTTAATAAAAGATTTATTTTCAAAAAAGACATTGCCACTTTTTATAACCAATAAGTACATTAATACCACCTTCTATTTATCGAGTGGTTTCATTTTTATAATTCTTATTGCAAATTATTACGAAATATTTAATCCAAATATTTTACTAGGTGCATTTATATTAGTTTGGGTAAATGATACTTTTGCGTATTTAGTTGGTAAAAATTTTGGGAAACAAAAATTGTTTCCTAGCATATCTCCAAAAAAAACAGTTGAAGGCTTTTTAGGAGGCTTACTTTTTGCATGTATTAGTAGTTATTTTATTGCAAAACACACTAACACTTTGGGTTCTACCGAGTGGTTAATACTTGCTATAATTGTGAATGTTTTTGGTACATTAGGAGATTTAATTGAATCGAAATATAAGCGACAAGCTGATGTAAAAGATAGTGGTGTGATAATGCCTGGACATGGTGGATTGTTAGATCGTTTAGATAGTATTATTTTTGCGGCACCATTTATTTATTTATTCTTAAGAATTTTAAAATATGTTTCATAA